In Pedobacter heparinus DSM 2366, the following are encoded in one genomic region:
- the dxs gene encoding 1-deoxy-D-xylulose-5-phosphate synthase, protein MEDINGLFLPNINYPADLKQYKEQDLEQIAQELRQYIIDVVSVNGGHFAASLGVVELTVALHYVLNTPYDKLVWDVGHQAYGHKILTGRKDVFHTNRILNGISGFPKISESEYDTFGVGHSSTSISAALGMAVASHYKGETDRQHVAVIGDGAMTAGLAFEGLNHAGIENSNLLVILNDNCMSIDPNVGALKEYLTNITTSKSYNRFREDISQVLFKLSELGPNAHKFVKKIEKSIKGTLLKQSNMFEALNFRYFGPVDGHDVQRLVQVIRDLKDIPGPKLLHCVTLKGKGFALAEKDQTKWHAPGLFDKITGEIKKSVSDKPQPPKYQDVFGHTLVELAEANKKIVGITPAMPSGSSMNIMMKAMPNRAFDVGIAEQHAVTFSAGLATQGLVPFCNIYSSFMQRAYDQVIHDVAIQNLNVIFCLDRAGLAGADGATHHGAYDLAYMRCIPNMTVAAPMNEEELRNLMFTAQQENAGPFSIRYPRGNGVMPDWKRPFKALEIGKGRKICDGEQVAILTIGHVGNFAVAACKELNSEGIHPAHYDMRFVKPIDEALLHDVFKRYKNIVTVEDGCLQGGMGTAVLEFMADHQYSAQVIRLGIPDEFIEHGEQAELWALCGYDTHSIISTIKKIAVGRTTETMAS, encoded by the coding sequence ATGGAAGATATTAACGGCCTGTTTTTACCCAACATAAATTATCCTGCTGATTTAAAGCAGTATAAAGAACAAGATCTGGAACAAATTGCTCAGGAATTACGTCAGTACATCATTGACGTGGTGAGCGTAAACGGCGGACATTTTGCCGCCAGTTTAGGTGTTGTGGAATTAACGGTCGCTTTACACTATGTATTGAACACACCTTACGACAAGCTGGTCTGGGATGTTGGGCACCAGGCATATGGGCACAAAATACTAACCGGAAGAAAAGACGTATTTCATACCAACCGTATTTTGAATGGCATCAGTGGCTTTCCAAAGATCAGCGAAAGTGAATACGATACTTTCGGCGTAGGCCACTCCTCCACTTCCATTTCTGCTGCTTTAGGTATGGCTGTAGCTTCACACTATAAGGGAGAAACAGACCGCCAGCACGTAGCTGTAATTGGCGATGGGGCAATGACCGCAGGTCTTGCTTTCGAAGGCTTAAACCATGCGGGCATCGAAAATTCGAACCTGCTGGTAATTTTGAATGACAACTGCATGTCGATAGACCCTAATGTTGGCGCTTTAAAAGAATATTTAACAAACATTACAACGTCCAAATCATATAACCGCTTTCGCGAGGACATCTCGCAGGTATTGTTCAAACTTTCTGAACTGGGGCCAAATGCACATAAGTTTGTAAAGAAAATAGAGAAGAGCATTAAAGGTACATTGCTGAAACAGAGCAATATGTTTGAGGCACTGAACTTCAGGTATTTTGGTCCGGTTGACGGGCATGATGTACAACGGTTGGTACAGGTGATCAGAGATTTAAAAGACATTCCCGGCCCTAAGCTTCTACACTGTGTTACTTTGAAAGGCAAAGGTTTTGCCCTGGCCGAAAAAGACCAGACCAAATGGCATGCACCAGGTTTATTTGACAAGATCACCGGTGAGATCAAAAAATCTGTATCTGATAAACCCCAGCCTCCAAAGTATCAGGATGTTTTTGGGCATACCCTTGTTGAACTAGCGGAAGCCAATAAAAAAATAGTAGGGATTACCCCTGCCATGCCCTCCGGCTCATCAATGAACATCATGATGAAGGCAATGCCGAACCGTGCTTTTGATGTGGGTATTGCGGAACAGCATGCGGTTACGTTTTCGGCAGGACTGGCAACACAAGGGCTTGTACCGTTTTGTAACATCTATTCGAGCTTTATGCAGCGGGCTTACGACCAGGTGATCCATGATGTAGCCATACAGAATTTAAATGTAATATTTTGCCTCGACCGTGCGGGCCTGGCCGGAGCAGACGGTGCCACACACCATGGGGCTTATGACTTGGCCTATATGCGCTGTATCCCTAACATGACTGTTGCAGCCCCCATGAACGAAGAAGAATTGCGCAACCTGATGTTTACAGCGCAGCAGGAAAATGCTGGCCCTTTTTCTATCCGTTACCCCAGGGGAAATGGTGTAATGCCCGACTGGAAAAGGCCATTTAAAGCCCTTGAAATTGGTAAAGGCAGGAAAATATGTGATGGCGAGCAAGTTGCGATACTGACCATTGGGCATGTAGGAAATTTTGCTGTGGCAGCTTGCAAAGAACTGAACAGTGAAGGCATACATCCTGCCCATTATGATATGCGCTTTGTGAAGCCCATTGATGAGGCTCTGCTGCACGATGTATTTAAACGTTACAAAAACATTGTTACAGTTGAAGATGGTTGTTTACAAGGTGGAATGGGTACTGCGGTACTTGAATTCATGGCCGACCATCAATACAGCGCACAGGTAATCAGACTGGGCATACCTGACGAGTTTATTGAACATGGAGAGCAGGCTGAGCTATGGGCACTTTGTGGTTATGACACCCATTCGATCATCAGCACAATAAAAAAAATTGCAGTAGGCAGAACAACTGAAACAATGGCCTCTTAG